The Cygnus olor isolate bCygOlo1 chromosome 18, bCygOlo1.pri.v2, whole genome shotgun sequence genome includes a window with the following:
- the COPRS gene encoding coordinator of PRMT5 and differentiation stimulator, whose translation MPLVRVAHLAFLVGGPQITSSIFQEFLRAAGRSGPRLCPQHGGPHKVMAASLECTNFEEEQLPDKRETMNWKPRKVKPIILGQTKADECLRKNVSRVLDSDSEESEFSDIFPYEDDVSRSPVGYRYVQPDLEDLDGEISNMLENVTSPEQQTALVYEVEDWDKELEDSESNPYDAGDLYCGSFQENNLLVSYSLQEESLYNPCCHHAASLAFTLPVRVTEIGQFDDADE comes from the exons ATGCCCCTGGTGAGGGTAGCTCACCTTGCTTTCCTCGTCGGGGGCCCTCAGATCACGTCCTCCATCTTTCAGGAGTTCCTCAGGGCTGCTGGAAGGTCTGGTCCTCGGCTGTGTCCTCAGCACGGTGGCCCCCACAAG GTGATGGCTGCCTCCCTTGAATGCACAAACTTTGAGGAGGAGCAACTTCCTGACAAGAGGGAAACTATGAACTGGAAGCCCAGAAAAGTTAAGCCTATAATACTAGGGCAAACCAAAGCAGATG aatGTTTGCGGAAGAATGTTTCACGTGTTCTTGACAGTGACTCTGAAGAAAGTGAATTCTCTGATATCTTTCCCTATGAAGATGATGTCAGTCGATCTCCTGTTGGCTATCGCTATGTACAGCCTGACCTAGAAGACCTGGATGGTGAAATCTCGAATATGCTTGAGAATGTTACTTCTCCTGAGCAGCAAACTGCTTTGGTGTATGAGGTGGAGGACTGGGATAAAGAATTGGAGGACTCTGAAAGTAATCCTTATG ATGCTGGTGATCTCTACTGCGGaagctttcaggaaaataatcttttggTCTCATACTCCTTGCAAGAGGAATCATTGTACAACCCATGTTGTCACCATGCGGCTAGTCTTGCTTTTACACTGCCAGTTAGAGTGACTGAGATTGGCCAGTTTGATGATGCTGATGAATGA